A region from the Arachis ipaensis cultivar K30076 chromosome B01, Araip1.1, whole genome shotgun sequence genome encodes:
- the LOC107616501 gene encoding nudix hydrolase 10, producing MSVSTIPAPKLGERLCENGFEHPKILPAIDDAHGGVIVDLNEPMDPEHFATLLRSSLLHWNLKGKHGVWIKLPISLVNLVETAVKEGFWYHHAEPSYLMLVYWIPQTGCTIPINASHRVAVAAIVLNQNKEVLVVQEKRGRFHGIGYWKLPTGVVDAGEEIFAAAIREVKEETGVDTEFVEILAFREVQNSFFGKSDLSFLCMLRPLSVEIKKQELEIEAAQWMPFEEFAVQPLTQKHEPFKYVVELCLANVEEKFYTGFSPRRVSSYFEDQLNYLYMNINELDKSS from the exons ATGTCTGTCTCAACTATTCCAGCACCAAAATTAGGGGAGAGATTGTGTGAAAATGGATTTGAACATCCCAAAATTCTTCCTGCCATTGATGATGCCCATGGAGGAGTTATTGTTGACTTGAATGAACCTATGGATCCAGAACATTTTGCTACATTGCTTAGGTCTTCACTTCTACATTGGAACCTTAAG GGAAAACATGGTGTTTGGATAAAGTTACCTATCAGTCTTGTTAACCTTGTGGAAACTGCAGTGAAG GAGGGGTTCTGGTACCACCATGCTGAGCCAAGCTATCTAATGCTAGTTTATTGGATTCCCCAAACAGGCTGCACAATCCCTATAAATGCTTCCCACCGTGTTGCCGTTGCTGCTATAGTCTTAAATCAAAACAAAGAG GTTCTTGTAGTACAGGAAAAAAGAGGTAGATTCCATGGAATTGGCTACTGGAAGTTACCTACTGGAGTTGTCGACGCG GGTGAGGAGATTTTTGCAGCAGCTATTAGAGAAGTAAAAGAAGAGACAGGA GTTGATACCGAATTTGTAGAAATACTAGCATTCAG ggaAGTGCAGAATTCATTCTTTGGGAAATCAGATTTGTCATTTCTTTGCATGTTGCGCCCTCTTTCTGTTGAGATCAAAAAGCAAGAATTGGAAATTGAAGCAGCTCAG TGGATGCCGTTCGAGGAATTCGCAGTTCAACCACTTACTCAGAAACATGAACCCTTCAAGTACGTAGTTGAATTATGTTTGGCAAATGTGGAAGAAAAGTTCTATACTGGATTCTCCCCAAGGCGAGTCTCATCATATTTTGAGGATCAATTGAACTATTTATATATGAATATCAATGAATTGGACAAGTCTTCTTAA
- the LOC107645551 gene encoding uncharacterized protein LOC107645551 produces MSLTKERSPRVSPQEEDLMNHSTKKVKTHNDAELGDNVNRIQPAMDVELGNENQQSSLTTRKVSYKDSLVALGNSSMAEDDIDENDPNSEDKWYKDKESNGREEKPFDLCPVIPVSKEEFEEWCKPWQAALIVKVLGKRVNLGFIEHRLNRDWERKSKINVIDMDRDYFLVHFTEEEDYSHALLGGPWMVAGHYLIVQRWRPFFLESEKAVKKVAAWVRIPNLPIELYNHRFLWRVGYAIGTMLKVDRTTSIHFRGKFARICVEIDLTKKLVPRISILGAC; encoded by the coding sequence ATGTCTCTCACTAAGGAACGCTCTCCTAGGGTTTCTCCTCAAGAAGAGGATCTCATGAATCACAGTACAAAGAAAGTCAAAACACACAACGATGCTGAACTAGGTGATAACGTTAACCGAATTCAACCAGCTATGGATGTGGAGTTGGGTAATGAAAACCAACAATCATCTTTGACAACGCGAAAAGTCTCGTATAAGGATTCTCTAGTGGCTCTTGGGAATTCGTCTATGGCTGAGGACGATATCGATGAGAACGATCCAAATTCAGAAGACAAGTGGTATAAAGATAAAGAATCGAATGGGAGGGAAGAGAAGCCATTTGACCTTTGTCCGGTTATTCCCGTTTCAAAAGAAGAATTCGAGGAATGGTGCAAGCCATGGCAAGCAGCGCTGATTGTGAAGGTTCTTGGGAAAAGAGTCAATCTTGGCTTCATAGAACATCGTTTAAATAGAGATTGGGAAAGGAAAAGTAAGATCAATGTTATAGACATGGATCGTGATTATTTTCTTGTTCACTTTACAGAGGAGGAAGACTACTCGCATGCATTGCTTGGAGGACCGTGGATGGTGGCAGGACACTACCTTATTGTTCAGAGGTGGCGGCCTTTCTTTTTGGAGTccgaaaaagcagtgaaaaaagtGGCAGCTTGGGTTCGTATACCCAATCTACCAATAGAGCTCTACAACCACAGGTTTCTATGGAGAGTTGGATATGCTATTGGCACAATGCTGAAGGTCGACAGAACAACATCAATACATTTTCGAGGGAAGTTTGCTAGAATTTGTGTCGAAATTGATTTAACCAAAAAGCTGGTACCTAGAATCTCGATTCTGGGAGCATGTTGA
- the LOC107616720 gene encoding fasciclin-like arabinogalactan protein 1 has protein sequence MQPLRPANLAALAAALLLLAAATTHAHNITRILEKHPDFSTFNKYLTLTHLAPEINRRITITVCAIDNTAMNELLSKHPSIYTLKNILSLHVLLDYFGAKKLHQITNGTALAATMFQATGTAPGSTGFVNITDLRGLLKAFLPKYKNLTAAGKASLLEYHATPVYESMAMLKSNNGLMNTLATDGASKFDFTVQNDGDQVTLKTKIVTAKITGTLIDEDPLAIYTIDKVLLPRELFKALAPSPSPSPAPEPAAADAPASPKKGGKKKKQKAADAPADEESAPADSPSDAADESADDGNGAVRFDGVRYGNVIFVVMALCFGFSLL, from the coding sequence ATGCAGCCTCTCCGGCCGGCGAATCTTGCGGCCCTAGCGGCAGCGCTACTCCTCTTAGCCGCCGCCACAACCCATGCACACAACATTACCCGCATTTTGGAGAAGCACCCCGACTTCTCCACCTTTAACAAGTACCTAACACTAACTCACCTTGCGCCGGAGATCAACCGGCGAATCACCATAACCGTGTGCGCCATCGACAACACCGCCATGAACGAGCTGCTCTCGAAGCACCCTTCCATCTACACTCTGAAGAACATCCTGTCCCTCCACGTCCTCCTCGACTACTTCGGCGCCAAGAAGCTCCACCAGATCACCAACGGCACCGCCCTCGCCGCCACCATGTTTCAGGCCACCGGAACCGCCCCCGGCTCCACGGGATTCGTCAACATCACCGACCTCCGCGGCCTTCTGAAGGCATTCCTACCAAAGTATAAGAACCTAACTGCAGCTGGGAAGGCGTCGTTGCTGGAGTACCATGCTACGCCTGTTTATGAGAGCATGGCTATGTTGAAGTCAAACAATGGTTTGATGAACACGCTTGCTACCGATGGAGCCAGCAAGTTCGACTTCACCGTGCAGAATGACGGTGATCAAGTCACGCTCAAGACCAAGATTGTTACTGCCAAGATCACTGGCACGCTCATTGACGAAGACCCGCTCGCGATCTACACCATTGATAAGGTTCTGCTTCCCAGGGAGCTTTTCAAGGCCCTGGCTCCGTCTCCTTCGCCCTCGCCCGCTCCGGAACCAGCCGCCGCCGACGCTCCTGCATCCCCGAAGAAAgggggaaagaagaagaagcagaaggcAGCCGACGCGCCGGCAGATGAGGAATCAGCGCCTGCGGATTCGCCCAGTGATGCCGCCGATGAGAGCGCTGACGACGGTAACGGCGCCGTTAGGTTTGACGGCGTCAGGTACGGTAACGTCATCTTCGTGGTTATGGCTTTGTGCTTTGGGTTTTCATTGCTGTAA
- the LOC107645559 gene encoding uncharacterized protein LOC107645559, whose protein sequence is MEAQEKKNKAFDPCPTIPVSKDEFDEWCKPWHAALVVKFLGKKVGLGFMEQRLTRDWVKKGKINVIDMDRDYFLVHFSDEEDYSHALLDGLWMIAVHYLIVQRWRPFFLTSESTVKKIAAWFRIPNLPIKLYNHRFLWQVGSAIGTMLKIDRATSIHSRGRFARICVEIDLTKKLVPRISVLGSTLNIEYEGLHLICFQCGKYGHRSDQCSEVAVRVEGSPKDGNVETPVEEKEGQPEGSITGDLAIQSKCANQGVNCVDQAPADFGPWMMVKRSLRKKKTEKI, encoded by the coding sequence ATGGAGGcacaggaaaagaaaaataaagcttTTGATCCTTGTCCGACCATTCCGGTATCAAAAGATGAGTTCGATGAATGGTGCAAGCCATGGCATGCTGCTTTAGTTGTCAAATTTTTGGGCAAAAAAGTCGGCCTGGGATTCATGGAACAACGTCTAACTAGGGATTGGGTTAAGAAAGGTAAGATAAATGTTATTGATATGGATCGTGACTATTTTCTGGTTCATTTTTCAGATGAGGAGGACTACTCACACGCTCTCTTGGATGGACTATGGATGATCGCAGTGCATTATCTCATTGTTCAGAGGTGGAGACCATTCTTTCTGACATCGGAGAGTACGGTTAAGAAGATTGCGGCATGGTTCCGTATTCCGAATCTTCCTATAAAGCTGTATAATCATCGGTTTCTATGGCAAGTTGGATCAGCTATTGGAACCATGCTAAAGATTGATCGAGCTACCTCCATTCACTCGAGAGGGAGGTTTGCCAGAATTTGTGTTGAGATTGACTTGACAAAAAAATTAGTTCCGAGAATCTCAGTTTTGGGAAGCACTCTTAATATTGAGTACGAAGGACTTCATCTCATTTGCTTTCAGTGTGGAAAATACGGTCATCGTAGTGATCAGTGTAGCGAAGTCGCTGTACGTGTGGAAGGCTCACCGAAGGATGGGAATGTCGAAACGCCGGTCGAGGAGAAGGAGGGTCAGCCAGAAGGCTCAATCACGGGGGATCTTGCTATCCAGAGCAAGTGCGCGAATCAAGGGGTTAATTGCGTTGATCAGGCTCCTGCTGATTTTGGTCCCTGGATGATGGTCAAACGATcactaaggaaaaaaaaaacagaaaagataTGA
- the LOC110265090 gene encoding uncharacterized protein LOC110265090 — MNQGSEDGSRFNILIDGGAVTAQDISQHDELPPKAPMQSGPPTSPILPKKGFKLKQKIIEKAPLAFDSSAAVLPQSKPSTSKDPYKEDMEQAIMENMRGMVKQQWEDFNATRNKNTSHGSNEDTSSSGIHRCAHHSDPENRRKSVIVGSAPEKPPDATPSCVTGTTGTQKNSVNRGIRMIGS, encoded by the exons ATGAATCAAGGTTCTGAGGATGGGTCTCGCTTCAACATCTTGATTGATGGGGGTGCGGTTACTGCGCAGGATATTTCTCAACATGATGAACTTCCTCCAAAGGCTCCCATGCAATCTGGGCCTCCAACAA GCCCAATCCTTCCAAAAAAGGGCTTTAaacttaaacaaaaaattattgaaaaggcTCCTTTGGCCTTTGATTCTTCTGCAGCGGTATTGCCACAAAGCAAGCCTTCCACTTCAAAGGACCCGTACAAGGAGGACATGGAGCAAGCCATTATGGAAAACATGAGGGGTATGGTGAAGCAACAGTGGGAAGATTTCAATGCTACGAGAAATAAAAATACTAGCCACGGGAGCAATGAAGATACAAGCTCTTCGGGGATTCATCGCTGTGCTCATCATTCGGACCCAGAAAATAGACGGAAATCAGTGATTGTGGGATCGGCACCGGAAAAACCACCTGATGCAACTCCATCGTGTGTGACTGGAACAACTGGCACTCAGAAGAACTCCGTGAATCGG GGCATTAGGATGATAGGAAGCTAA
- the LOC107616407 gene encoding 4-coumarate--CoA ligase-like 1 — translation MGTCMENFNEEEHIFRSKFKPVQVPDDVTLPEFVLENAELYANKVAFVDGVSEKAMTYSEVVRDTKRLSKALRSLGLRKGNVVIVVLPNVVEYGVIALGIMAAGGVFSGANPASHVSEIKKQVDSADAKLIVTDSTIYDKVKALELPVIVLADEPIEEAMNYKKLLEAADRAGDDSAKEPIHQNDLCAMPFSSGTTGLSKGVMLTHRNVVANLCSTLFGVGQEMIGNVTTLGLIPFFHIYGITGICCATLRNKGKVVVMGRYDLKTFITALIKHEVNFAPIVPPIILGLVKNPIVDEFDLGKLKLQAIMTAAAPLAPEVLNAFKQKFPGVVVQEAYGLTEHSCITLTHAIKDAGVLHKNSVGFILPNLEVKFIDPDTGRSLPRNTPGEICVRSQCVMQGYYKQVDETAHTIDKDGWLHTGDVGYIDDEENIFIVDRIKELIKYKGFQVAPAELEAILLSHPSVEDAAVVPLPDEEAGEIPAASVVVSRGARVTEKEIMDYVASNAAHYKKVRVVHFVETIPKSPSGKIMRRLIKERMVKKMKTNSTPKSNIS, via the exons ATGGGAACCTGCATGGAGAATTTTAATGAGGAGGAACACATTTTTCGCAGTAAATTCAAGCCGGTCCAAGTTCCGGACGACGTGACGCTGCCGGAATTCGTGCTCGAAAACGCCGAATTATACGCCAACAAGGTTGCATTTGTGGATGGTGTGAGTGAGAAAGCTATGACTTATAGTGAGGTGGTGAGAGACACAAAGAGATTGTCAAAGGCATTAAGGTCTCTTGGTTTGAGGAAGGGGAATGTGGTGATTGTGGTGCTTCCAAATGTGGTAGAATATGGAGTCATTGCTTTGGGAATAATGGCTGCTGGTGGTGTGTTCTCAGGAGCAAATCCAGCATCACATGTTTCAGAGATTAAGAAGCAAGTAGATTCCGCTGATGCCAAATTAATTGTCACAGATTCTACAATCTATGATAAG GTGAAAGCTCTAGAGTTGCCTGTAATTGTGCTAGCTGATGAGCCTATTGAGGAAGCTATGAACTACAAAAAACTACTTGAAGCCGCGGACCGCGCCGGCGACGATTCGGCTAAAGAACCAATTCATCAGAATGATCTGTGTGCCATGCCATTTTCATCAGGCACCACAGGGCTCTCAAAGGGTGTGATGCTTACACACAGAAACGTAGTAGCAAATCTTTGCTCAACACTCTTCGGTGTGGGACAAGAAATGATTGGCAATGTGACAACACTAGGACTAATCCCATTCTTTCACATCTATGGCATAACTGGAATATGTTGTGCCACTCTTAGGAACAAAGGGAAAGTTGTGGTTATGGGAAGGTATGATTTGAAGACATTTATTACTGCATTGATCAAACATGAGGTCAATTTTGCACCAATTGTGCCCCCAATTATTCTTGGATTGGTGAAGAATCCAATAGTGGATGAATTTGATCTTGGCAAGCTTAAACTCCAGGCTATTATGACTGCAGCTGCTCCACTTGCACCAGAAGTCCTTAATGCATTTAAACAAAAGTTTCCTGGTGTTGTTGTCCAAGAG GCATATGGACTAACTGAGCATAGCTGCATCACACTTACCCATGCAATCAAAGACGCTGGGGTTCTACACAAAAATTCAgtggggttcatcctcccaaattTGGAAGTTAAATTTATTGATCCTGATACTGGTCGATCCCTCCCAAGGAACACACCTGGGGAAATTTGTGTCCGAAGCCAATGTGTAATGCAAG GTTACTATAAACAGGTTGATGAAACTGCTCATACAATTGACAAGGATGGATGGCTTCACACCGGGGATGTAGGATACATAGATGATGAAGAGAATATATTTATTGTTGATCGCATCAAGGAGTTAATTAAATACAAAGGATTCCAA gtAGCTCCTGCTGAGTTAGAGGCCATTTTGTTATCTCATCCGTCGGTTGAAGATGCTGCAGTTGTGCC GTTGCCAGATGAAGAAGCAGGGGAAATCCCAGCTGCGAGTGTTGTCGTGAGCCGCGGCGCAAGAGTGACCGAAAAGGAAATCATGGACTATGTTGCTTCAAATGCTGCACATTACAAGAAAGTGAGGGTGGTGCACTTTGTAGAAACCATACCAAAATCACCTTCTGGGAAGATAATGAGAAGGCTTATTAAAGAGAGGATGGTGAAAAAAATGAAGACAAACTCCACACCAAAATCCAATATTTCTTAA